The sequence GACGGCGCTCGACAGCGCTCCGCGGCTGTCGGCGGCCGTCGGTGGCTCAGTCCTGGAGCAGGAAGAGCGCCCAGACCACCTTGCCGGTGAGTCGTCCCGCGAGCGGGTGCCAGCCCCAGCTGTCGCTGTACGAGTCCACCAGGAACAGCCCGCGCCCGGACTCCAGGTCGAAGTTCTCCTCGGTCCGCTCCGGCGAGAAGGCCCCACCGGGCCGGTCCTCGCTGGGGTCCCGCACCGCGCACACCAGGCGCGTGCTCCACCGCATCAGGTGCAGCCGTACCGGCGGCTCCGGCTCGGCGTCCGCACCCCGCGCGTCCTCGGGCAGGGCATGGCGCAGCGCGTTGGTGACGAGCTCGGAGACGACCAGGGCCACATCGTCGAAGCGGTCGTCGAGACCCCACTGGGACAGGGTCGAGCGACAGAAGGAACGGGCGCCGCGTACCGCGTCGTAGCGGGCGGGCAGGGCGCAGGAGGCGGACCCGGAGACAGCCGTGGGGTCGACCGGGGGCAGCCCCTGCCGTAACGGCTCGAGCATGGTCGATCCATTCGTCCCCATGCGAGGCACTCCCGGGATTCGCGGGCGGAGCGGTCATCTCCGTCCAGAAAGAACTGCGGGGTGGGTCCGGCGCCGGCGCGAACAGCACGCAGGTGCGCGGGGACCATCGTTCCGAATGCTCGGGCCGGATGCAAGGGCAGATGCACGTGCACGCGCCGGACCTGTCCCCTCCCGTGACGGTTCTGACTCATTTCTTCCTACGCATACTTACGGACTTCTTTTCCCGCAGGCGGGATTCCGTTACAGAACGAGTACGGGCCGATGCGTTTTGGTGGCAGACTGCGGCCTCTGGGGTACGGGGGCCCTGAGACGCTCGCGCACACCACGCGCACGCCAATGCGATGGGGAGGGCAGTACTAGTGACCGCAGAAGCAAGCGGTTCTGTGGTGCGCCGCATCCTCCTGGGCTCCCAGCTCAGGCGACTCCGAGAATCCCGCGGCATCACCCGTGAGGCGGCCGGCTACTCGATCCGCGCATCCGAATCGAAGATCAGCCGCTTGGAGTTGGGAAGGGTGAGCTTCAAGGCCAGAGACGTCGAGGACCTCCTCACGCTCTACGGAGTCACGGACAGCACGGAGCGCGAGTCGCTGCTCGGACTGGTCCGCGAGGCCAACGCGACCGGCTGGTGGCACAGTTACGGCGATGTGCTGCCCGGATGGTTCCAGACGTACATCGGTCTGGAGGGCGCCGCCTCGCTCATCAGGATCTACGAGGTCCAGTTCGTCCACGGACTGCTGCAGACCGAGGCCTACGCCCACGCCGT comes from Streptomyces virginiae and encodes:
- a CDS encoding ATP-binding protein codes for the protein MGTNGSTMLEPLRQGLPPVDPTAVSGSASCALPARYDAVRGARSFCRSTLSQWGLDDRFDDVALVVSELVTNALRHALPEDARGADAEPEPPVRLHLMRWSTRLVCAVRDPSEDRPGGAFSPERTEENFDLESGRGLFLVDSYSDSWGWHPLAGRLTGKVVWALFLLQD